One stretch of Camelus bactrianus isolate YW-2024 breed Bactrian camel chromosome 21, ASM4877302v1, whole genome shotgun sequence DNA includes these proteins:
- the VANGL2 gene encoding vang-like protein 2, with product MDTESQYSGYSYKSGHSRSSRKHRDRRDRHRSKSRDGSRGDKSVTIQAPGEPLLDNESTRGDERDDNWGETTTVVTGTSEHSISHDDLTRIAKDMEDSVPLDCSRHLGVAAGATLALLSFLTPLAFLLLPPLLWREELEPCGTACEGLFISVAFKLLILLLGSWALFFRRPKASLPRVFVLRALLMVLVFLLVVSYWLFYGVRILDARERSYQGVVQFAVSLVDALLFVHYLAVVLLELRQLQPQFTLKVVRSTDGASRFYNVGHLSIQRVAVWILEKYYHDFPVYNPALLNLPKSVLAKKVSGFKVYSLGEENSTNNSTGQSRAVIAAAARRRDNSHNEYYYEEAEHERRVRKRRARLVVAVEEAFTHIKRLQEEEQKNPREVMDPREAAQAIFASMARAMQKYLRTTKQQPYHTMESILQHLEFCITHDMTPKAFLERYLAAGPTIQYHKERWLAKQWTLVSEEPVTNGLKDGIVFLLKRHDFSLVVSTKKVPFFKLSEEFVDPKSHKFVMRLQSETSV from the exons ATGGACACCGAGTCCCAGTACTCCGGCTATTCCTACAAGTCGGGCCACTCCCGCAGCTCCCGCAAGCAcag GGACCGCCGGGACCGACACCGCTCTAAGAGCCGAGACGGGAGCCGTGGGGACAAGTCAGTGACCATCCAGGCTCCAGGGGAGCCCCTGCTGGACAACGAGTCCACACGAGGGGATGAGCGG GACGACAACTGGGGGGAGACGACCACAGTCGTAACAGGCACCTCGGAGCACAGCATCTCCCACGATGACCTCACACGCATCGCCAAGGACATGGAGGACAGTGTCCCGCTGGACTGCTCCCGGCACCTGGGTGTGGCAGCGGGGGCCACGCTGGCCCTGCTGTCTTTCCTCACGCCTCTGGCTTTCCTGCTGCTACCCCCACTGCTGTGGCGGGAGGAGCTGGAGCCGTGTGGGACGGCCTGCGAGGGCCTCTTCATCTCTGTGGCCTTCAAGCTGCTCATCTTGCTGCTGGGCAGCTGGGCCCTGTTCTTCCGCCGGCCCAAGGCCTCGCTGCCCCGTGTCTTCGTGCTGCGCGCCCTGCTCATGGTGCTCGTCTTCCTGCTCGTCGTCTCCTACTGGCTCTTCTATGGCGTGCGCATCCTGGACGCCCGGGAGCGTAGCTACCAGGGCGTGGTGCAGTTTGCCGTGTCGCTGGTGGACGCCCTGCTCTTCGTGCACTACCTGGCCGTGGTCCTGCTGGAGCTGCGCCAGCTGCAGCCTCAGTTCACACTCAAGGTGGTGCGCTCCACCGACGGGGCCAGCCGCTTCTACAACGTGGGCCATCTCAG CATCCAGCGCGTGGCAGTGTGGATCCTGGAGAAGTATTACCATGACTTCCCTGTCTACAACCCTGCCCTCCTCAACCTGCCCAAGTCCGTCCTGGCCAAGAAAGTGTCTGGCTTCAAGGTGTATTCCCTCGGAGAGG AAAACAGCACCAACAACTCCACGGGCCAGTCCCGGGCTGTGATCGCGGCGGCCGCCCGGAGGCGGGACAACAGCCACAATGAGTACTACTACGAGGAGGCCGAGCACGAGCGGAGGGTGCGCAAGCGGAGGGCCAG GCTTGTGGTGGCAGTGGAGGAGGCCTTCACTCACATTAAGCGGCTGCAGGAAGAGGAGCAGAAGAACCCCAGGGAGGTGATGGACCCCCGGGAGGCAGCCCAGGCCATCTTCGCATCCATGGCCCGTGCCATGCAGAAGTACCTTCGGACCACCAAGCAGCAGCCTTACCACACCATGGAGAGCATCCTGCAGCACCTGGAGTTCTGCATCACGCACGACATGACGCCCAAG gCCTTCTTGGAGCGGTACCTGGCGGCCGGGCCAACTATCCAGTACCACAAGGAACGCTGGCTGGCCAAACAGTGGACATTGGTGAGCGAGGAGCCGGTGACCAATGGGCTCAAGGATGGCATCGTTTTCCTCTTGAAACGCCATGACTTCAGCCTGGTGGTCAGCACCAAGAAGGTCCCGTTCTTCAAACTCTCCGAGGAATTTGTGGATCCCAAGTCGCACAAGTTTGTCATGAGGCTGCAGTCTGAGACCTCGGTGTGA